A stretch of uncultured Methanobrevibacter sp. DNA encodes these proteins:
- a CDS encoding thioredoxin fold domain-containing protein — protein MNYKTIGLAILILMAFVSVSAVFSADSPIVDGLNSTTNFTQALNDAGVQNKTVLLIFDQDSCYYCDLLKKDVLSNANVQKQLEKDFIVVDIDITKQPQIASKYKVMGTPTCVFLDSKGNEVQRIEGYVSAGEFLNLIKEI, from the coding sequence ATGAATTATAAAACTATCGGTTTAGCTATCTTGATTTTAATGGCATTTGTATCAGTATCTGCAGTTTTCAGTGCTGATTCACCAATTGTAGATGGTTTAAACAGCACAACAAATTTCACTCAAGCATTAAATGATGCAGGAGTTCAAAATAAAACTGTCTTATTGATCTTTGACCAGGATAGCTGTTATTATTGTGATTTGTTGAAAAAGGATGTTTTATCCAATGCGAATGTTCAAAAGCAATTGGAAAAGGATTTCATTGTTGTAGACATTGATATTACAAAACAGCCACAAATAGCTTCAAAATATAAAGTTATGGGAACTCCGACTTGTGTATTCTTAGATTCCAAAGGAAATGAAGTTCAAAGGATTGAAGGTTACGTTTCCGCTGGTGAATTTTTAAATTTGATTAAGGAGATTTAG